From a single Photobacterium gaetbulicola Gung47 genomic region:
- a CDS encoding hypothetical protein (COG0494) — protein MKRLAQPVKSNLIIQYFALVLLSVLSFSTVADQSSTFVSRQPDGIVGAVCVIRNGDNLILLSEVITNKLSLPGGYIDKGDTPEQAAAREALEETGIEVGVEHLIQYRGRAAIFACKATSPILVSSFKDHRGYPIVASWFAKHYATEVERVYLIDPSAIEAGDYRYVEDAALLPLWLAQTPESEINIYERFAYPGSTLLKVQLGWIEQFQHHVSTWPASLQWLFEGMMHGVSVVGEPCFAFIMVVIVAGYLRTPLLLEVVFLFVAALFGASLFKHGLMMPRPYFIVPELQQVNAYGFGFPSVHILMSTLLLGVWGFLWQGKLPLAWQKAGLATVIMLLVLTQGIARVWFGVQFISDVILSLMLSFALVAMFIVWRTGGFPYFQLQLTNHWFWLGSSVLIGMVASLSLVPQQAYLFAFVLGCSLAVAPALQVSQLTPALSRCRKVVASVMVLLGASILYSTASMLATMQTGSLVVLAIKAMGYLMLGAWLVYGSAWVRGLLSRLRVRF, from the coding sequence ATGAAACGATTGGCTCAACCGGTGAAATCAAATCTTATTATCCAGTATTTTGCGCTTGTTTTGCTGTCTGTCTTGAGTTTTAGCACTGTTGCAGACCAAAGTTCAACATTTGTCAGCCGACAGCCTGATGGCATTGTCGGTGCTGTCTGTGTGATCCGCAATGGCGATAATTTGATCCTGTTATCGGAAGTGATCACCAACAAGTTGTCCCTGCCGGGCGGATATATCGATAAGGGGGATACTCCCGAGCAAGCAGCGGCGAGGGAAGCACTAGAAGAAACTGGTATCGAGGTCGGTGTGGAACATCTGATCCAGTACCGGGGGCGGGCTGCCATTTTTGCCTGTAAAGCGACATCTCCCATCTTGGTTTCCTCGTTCAAGGATCACCGAGGCTATCCCATTGTGGCCTCGTGGTTTGCCAAGCACTATGCCACGGAAGTTGAGCGTGTATACCTGATTGACCCGTCTGCGATTGAGGCTGGCGACTATCGGTACGTTGAAGATGCTGCCTTGTTACCCCTGTGGTTGGCTCAAACGCCTGAAAGTGAGATCAATATCTATGAGCGCTTTGCTTACCCCGGCAGTACCTTGCTTAAAGTTCAGCTCGGCTGGATTGAGCAGTTCCAGCACCATGTCTCTACCTGGCCAGCCTCTTTGCAGTGGCTGTTTGAGGGGATGATGCATGGCGTCAGTGTGGTGGGTGAGCCATGTTTTGCCTTCATTATGGTGGTTATTGTGGCGGGGTATCTGAGAACGCCACTTCTGCTTGAAGTTGTCTTTTTATTCGTGGCCGCCTTGTTTGGTGCGTCTTTGTTCAAGCATGGACTGATGATGCCACGGCCATATTTTATTGTTCCCGAGTTGCAGCAGGTGAATGCTTACGGTTTTGGTTTTCCGAGTGTTCATATTTTGATGTCGACACTGCTGCTGGGCGTATGGGGCTTCCTGTGGCAGGGCAAGCTTCCTCTTGCTTGGCAAAAGGCCGGGCTTGCCACAGTGATTATGCTCCTGGTTTTGACTCAGGGTATTGCCAGGGTTTGGTTTGGCGTCCAGTTTATCAGTGACGTGATCCTTAGCCTGATGCTCAGTTTTGCCCTTGTGGCCATGTTCATCGTTTGGCGTACTGGGGGCTTTCCTTATTTCCAGCTGCAATTGACGAACCACTGGTTTTGGCTTGGATCTAGTGTATTGATCGGTATGGTTGCCAGTCTTTCACTGGTGCCGCAGCAAGCTTATCTCTTTGCATTTGTATTGGGATGCTCGCTGGCGGTTGCCCCTGCGCTGCAGGTTAGTCAGCTTACCCCGGCGTTGTCGCGATGCCGCAAAGTCGTGGCGAGCGTTATGGTATTGCTGGGAGCGTCAATTCTTTACAGCACGGCCAGCATGCTGGCGACAATGCAAACGGGAAGCCTGGTGGTGCTGGCGATAAAAGCGATGGGCTACCTAATGCTGGGTGCCTGGCTGGTGTATGGCTCCGCATGGGTGAGGGGGCTGCTCAGCCGTTTAAGGGTTCGGTTTTAG
- a CDS encoding long-chain fatty acid transport protein (COG2067) codes for MFKKRPLISAVVSAIALSSTPSLAAGFQLNSQSATGLGRAFAGDAVIADNASVAARNPAAMALFKEANFSLGFNVIATDVKVKSGTYHQPKVIASPSGEILAIESNSYDISGTDDIGGSSLVPNLHLVMPINDQWAWGLSAYSNFGTTTEFEDDFAASIFGGKTSVKSMNLGASLSYRLNEHFSVGAGLDIIYGVGELSRDFDAAVCPAVMGSPLFCTELKQNVLDVDASGTALGWNAGLVYEVNENHRFGLSYRYSPTVEAKGDVMGGLQTASSMDLPLPDIAEFSGYHRLTEKFAAHYSLQWVEWSAFDTLYIGGIEKEYKWKDAGHISVGGTYYLNNDWTLRAGYMYDVAATDDLKSISIPDSDRQWFSAGFSYHLSQKESIDFGFTYLVGQDVTFDEKLSPELEAPSITGATTRADAILVGLQYSRSF; via the coding sequence ATGTTCAAGAAGCGTCCGTTAATTAGTGCCGTGGTCTCGGCTATTGCGCTATCCTCTACCCCCTCGCTTGCTGCAGGGTTCCAATTAAATAGCCAATCTGCAACGGGACTTGGCCGCGCCTTTGCGGGTGATGCCGTTATTGCCGACAATGCGTCCGTCGCAGCCCGTAACCCTGCAGCCATGGCTTTGTTCAAAGAGGCAAACTTCTCCTTGGGCTTCAATGTCATTGCGACTGACGTTAAGGTGAAATCAGGGACTTACCACCAGCCAAAAGTGATTGCTAGTCCAAGCGGAGAAATCCTTGCCATAGAATCGAACAGCTACGATATTTCGGGTACCGATGACATTGGCGGTAGCTCGCTGGTGCCGAACCTGCATTTGGTCATGCCAATCAATGACCAATGGGCTTGGGGGTTGTCGGCCTACTCAAACTTCGGCACCACAACCGAATTCGAAGATGACTTTGCCGCTTCTATTTTTGGTGGTAAAACCAGTGTGAAAAGCATGAACTTAGGAGCCAGCCTGTCTTATCGCCTGAATGAGCATTTCAGTGTTGGGGCTGGCCTGGATATCATCTACGGCGTAGGTGAGCTATCTCGCGACTTTGATGCCGCAGTCTGTCCTGCGGTCATGGGCAGCCCGCTATTTTGTACCGAGCTGAAGCAGAATGTACTCGATGTTGATGCCTCAGGTACCGCGCTGGGCTGGAATGCCGGCTTGGTGTATGAAGTTAACGAAAACCATCGCTTCGGGCTCAGCTACCGCTACAGCCCGACAGTCGAGGCAAAAGGCGATGTCATGGGCGGACTGCAAACCGCAAGCTCGATGGATCTGCCTTTGCCTGATATTGCAGAATTTTCAGGTTATCACCGCCTAACCGAAAAATTTGCCGCCCACTATAGTTTGCAATGGGTTGAATGGAGTGCCTTTGATACCCTCTATATTGGCGGTATTGAAAAAGAATACAAATGGAAAGACGCGGGCCATATTTCAGTCGGTGGTACTTACTATCTGAATAATGACTGGACTCTGCGAGCCGGTTATATGTACGACGTCGCCGCCACAGATGATTTGAAATCCATTTCTATACCCGACTCTGACCGCCAATGGTTCTCTGCTGGTTTTAGTTACCATCTGAGCCAAAAAGAAAGCATCGACTTTGGTTTCACATACCTTGTTGGTCAAGACGTTACCTTTGACGAAAAACTCTCCCCAGAACTGGAAGCACCATCTATCACCGGCGCCACAACACGTGCTGATGCCATCTTGGTCGGCTTGCAATATAGCCGTTCATTTTAA
- a CDS encoding putative long-chain fatty acid transport protein (COG2067), with amino-acid sequence MFKKRLLSCAVLTALSVASAQSMAAGFQLNSQSATGLGRAFAGDAVIADNASAMARNPATMAMFKETSMSLGFTVIDTDVRIKDGTYNQFRSQGIHTGQNEIDISGTDGIGSTAVVPNFYLVVPVNDQWAWGISAYSNFGTGTEFKDDFAASVFGGTTEIKSMNFGASVSYRLNEQWSFGAGLDLIYGIGKLKRDIDFENCINEGNILKPDWQCSTNKFNALDVDASGFAVGGNVGVVYEVNDNHRFGLSYRYSPTVTAKGDVNTVAGNADKMDMPLPDMAEFSGYHRLHDKFAAHYSVQWVQWSAFDTLYMGGIEKEYAWKDAGHISVGGTYYLNNDWTLRAGYMYDVAATDDIKSISIPDSDRQWLSAGFTYHIDTRSNVDFGATYLIGKDTQVDEFMGIEVGDRPIGTSVSATTRADAILVGLQYSRTF; translated from the coding sequence ATGTTCAAGAAGCGTTTGTTATCCTGTGCTGTATTAACGGCACTCTCTGTTGCGTCTGCACAAAGTATGGCAGCAGGTTTCCAGCTCAATAGCCAATCTGCAACCGGCCTTGGCCGCGCCTTTGCTGGTGATGCTGTTATTGCAGATAATGCCTCGGCCATGGCCCGCAACCCGGCCACTATGGCGATGTTCAAAGAAACCAGTATGTCACTGGGTTTCACCGTCATCGACACTGATGTGCGTATTAAAGACGGTACTTATAATCAGTTTAGGTCTCAAGGTATACATACGGGACAGAATGAAATTGATATTTCCGGTACCGACGGCATCGGCAGCACCGCGGTGGTGCCTAACTTCTATTTGGTGGTACCGGTCAATGACCAGTGGGCCTGGGGTATCTCGGCCTATTCCAACTTCGGCACCGGCACCGAGTTCAAAGATGACTTTGCCGCTTCCGTATTCGGCGGTACCACCGAGATCAAAAGCATGAATTTCGGTGCCAGCGTTTCCTACCGCCTCAACGAGCAGTGGAGCTTCGGTGCCGGTCTGGATCTTATCTACGGCATCGGCAAGCTGAAACGCGATATAGACTTTGAAAATTGCATCAATGAAGGCAATATTTTGAAGCCTGACTGGCAATGCAGCACAAACAAATTCAATGCCCTCGATGTCGATGCCTCCGGCTTTGCCGTCGGTGGTAATGTTGGTGTGGTTTACGAAGTTAACGACAACCACCGTTTTGGTCTTTCCTACCGCTACAGCCCGACTGTCACCGCCAAGGGTGATGTCAATACGGTGGCTGGCAACGCCGATAAAATGGACATGCCACTGCCGGACATGGCAGAGTTCTCGGGTTACCACCGTCTGCACGACAAGTTTGCCGCTCACTACAGTGTGCAGTGGGTGCAATGGAGCGCCTTTGACACCCTTTACATGGGCGGCATTGAAAAAGAGTACGCCTGGAAAGATGCTGGCCACATTTCCGTCGGTGGTACCTATTACCTGAACAACGACTGGACCCTGCGCGCCGGCTACATGTACGACGTCGCGGCGACGGATGACATCAAGTCAATTTCTATTCCGGATTCGGATCGCCAGTGGCTGTCAGCCGGTTTCACCTACCACATTGACACTCGTTCGAATGTCGATTTCGGCGCCACCTACCTGATCGGCAAGGACACCCAGGTTGATGAGTTCATGGGTATCGAAGTTGGAGATAGGCCAATTGGCACCAGCGTTTCAGCCACCACCCGCGCCGATGCGATTCTGGTCGGACTGCAATACAGCCGCACCTTCTGA
- a CDS encoding long-chain-fatty acid-CoAligase (COG0318), translating into MYNLATNLERNADFRPHDTALIFNDEKINFSALNKMVNAIANRLCELGIKPDDKVALSCPNIPAFVIGYYAIQKVGAVTVPLNILLKGPEVAYHLNDSDAVAIISFQGNSALPSGEYCFDGFSQTPSCQHFISIESGSGEPLPEGAHSFNQWLASGDTHFEAVYRRAEDTCVILYTSGTTGRAKGAELSQSNMLCNAQACQALTNQKGTDVSIAILPLFHTFGQSLIMNTSILAGSALVLIPRFVPKHVLQQMHTHKVTHMAGVPTMFMGLLAFAEKHGRTEDIDEIAANLKVAISGGASMPVEILKQFEEKLKVPVIEGYGLSESSPVAAFNHLEYERKPGSIGQPLPGVAMKVVGDNGQELPRGEAGELLIRGHNVMKGYYKKPEETAKTVVNGWLHTGDIVRMDDDGYVYVVDRLKEVIIRGGFNIYPRDIEETFMTHPDVHMIAVIGVPHKTYGEEAKAVVILKENASSTARELVAWGKERLADYKYPRLIEIVEELPMTATGKILKRLLK; encoded by the coding sequence ATGTATAACCTAGCCACTAACCTTGAACGCAACGCCGACTTCCGCCCACACGACACGGCGCTGATTTTCAATGACGAGAAGATCAACTTTTCAGCCCTGAACAAAATGGTCAACGCCATTGCCAACCGCCTTTGTGAGCTTGGTATCAAGCCCGACGACAAAGTCGCCCTTTCTTGCCCTAACATACCAGCCTTTGTCATTGGCTACTACGCGATACAAAAGGTCGGGGCGGTTACCGTACCGCTGAATATCCTGCTCAAAGGCCCGGAGGTGGCCTACCACCTCAATGACTCCGACGCAGTGGCCATCATCAGCTTTCAGGGCAACAGCGCCCTGCCTAGTGGTGAATACTGCTTCGATGGCTTTAGCCAAACCCCAAGTTGCCAGCACTTTATCTCTATCGAGTCCGGCAGCGGTGAACCTTTGCCCGAAGGTGCCCACAGTTTCAACCAGTGGCTAGCATCAGGCGACACCCACTTCGAGGCCGTATACCGCCGTGCCGAAGATACCTGCGTGATCCTGTATACATCGGGAACCACAGGGCGAGCCAAGGGGGCGGAACTGAGCCAAAGCAACATGCTGTGCAACGCTCAGGCCTGCCAAGCGCTGACCAACCAGAAGGGAACGGATGTCAGCATCGCAATCCTGCCGCTGTTTCATACCTTCGGCCAATCGCTGATCATGAACACCTCCATCCTGGCAGGCAGTGCTCTGGTCTTGATCCCACGCTTTGTTCCCAAGCACGTCCTCCAGCAGATGCATACCCACAAAGTCACCCATATGGCAGGGGTACCGACCATGTTTATGGGCTTGCTCGCGTTTGCCGAGAAGCATGGCCGCACAGAAGATATCGATGAGATTGCGGCCAACTTGAAGGTGGCTATCTCCGGTGGGGCCTCGATGCCGGTAGAAATCCTCAAGCAATTCGAAGAAAAACTCAAAGTACCCGTTATTGAAGGCTATGGCTTGTCGGAGTCTTCTCCTGTTGCTGCCTTCAACCACCTGGAATACGAGCGCAAACCGGGTAGCATTGGACAGCCTCTGCCTGGCGTGGCAATGAAAGTTGTTGGTGACAATGGTCAGGAGCTGCCTCGCGGAGAAGCCGGCGAACTGCTTATTCGTGGCCACAATGTGATGAAAGGCTACTACAAGAAGCCGGAAGAAACGGCTAAGACAGTGGTCAATGGATGGCTGCATACCGGCGATATCGTTCGCATGGATGATGATGGCTATGTGTACGTCGTCGACCGACTCAAAGAAGTGATCATTCGGGGCGGATTCAATATTTATCCTCGTGATATCGAGGAAACCTTCATGACCCACCCTGATGTTCATATGATTGCGGTCATTGGCGTTCCCCACAAGACCTACGGCGAAGAAGCCAAGGCCGTGGTTATCCTGAAGGAAAATGCTTCATCAACAGCAAGAGAGCTGGTGGCATGGGGCAAAGAACGCCTGGCCGATTATAAATACCCTCGCCTCATCGAGATTGTCGAGGAGCTGCCGATGACAGCCACCGGCAAAATCCTCAAGCGCTTACTGAAATAA
- a CDS encoding hypothetical protein (COG2272) → MKNYSRSIIATGIALALVACNNDSSTSGKDNLAPSNVTVKVGDAQVKGLLEKIKITNLDNQAETVDVEAYKGIRYAIANRFQHSHLVEPTEQVDATAFGDICPQLGNEAIAQSEDCLSLNIWRPAGIPAGKELPVYVFIHGGSFESGAGSSALNQADTIVAQSISDTALGEREAPFIAVSLNYRVGLLGSKWVDAEVNPHGGNYGIGDQKRALEWVNKYIAHFGGDNSNVTVFGESAGAMSIGILQQDQDVAGPYYQRAIMQSNPYGIAYKDYGSAQRLQSQLEQQAQEQFGQSLAELSLDELKEVQAYAKQPTQLVTGLVTSFPATSGFLPFAPYIESREKSLIGGGKIDGYHIVGQPIHTEFHVPTVVGFNSDEANIFTAMLDWMFLYNITTEDPETGEQVPVVMPGVSQTDTTNISAPKEAVISLIKKYYWAVWAIDKELAAQMKAIQQELEAMPDEVVTRQNLYPIITRLFLGLQNQTANKALEFSDYAAFDDKTLAGKGEEGEKGALGNIGQIRKLANDLLFTCAAREVVNRQSTNHATTLYHYDYTSSINIWPFGHGMMGNLAALSCSNSNGTGKACHASELPFVFNKAVNIAGETIYPNQQDRQLMSTMSRIWFTDKLFEGYPRNSTDNVLMINADGQFVEQLDWGNTLNAPQDARLGSSICEGISEQGILFDYMPK, encoded by the coding sequence ATGAAAAATTATTCCCGCTCAATAATTGCAACAGGCATCGCGTTGGCCTTGGTTGCTTGTAATAATGATTCATCAACATCTGGTAAAGATAATCTTGCGCCATCTAATGTGACCGTCAAGGTCGGGGATGCACAGGTAAAAGGTTTACTGGAAAAAATAAAGATTACGAATCTTGATAACCAAGCCGAAACGGTTGATGTTGAGGCGTATAAAGGCATTCGCTATGCAATAGCAAATCGATTCCAACACAGTCATTTGGTTGAGCCTACAGAGCAGGTAGATGCTACAGCGTTTGGCGATATCTGTCCTCAGTTGGGCAATGAAGCGATTGCCCAGTCGGAAGATTGTTTAAGTTTGAACATCTGGCGTCCGGCTGGGATCCCGGCCGGAAAAGAGCTTCCAGTCTATGTCTTCATCCATGGTGGCTCATTTGAAAGTGGCGCCGGGTCGTCGGCATTGAACCAGGCGGATACCATTGTAGCCCAAAGCATTTCAGATACCGCCTTGGGTGAGCGTGAAGCGCCATTCATTGCGGTGTCCTTGAACTACCGTGTTGGCTTGCTAGGCAGCAAGTGGGTTGACGCAGAGGTGAATCCTCACGGCGGTAACTATGGTATCGGTGATCAGAAGCGGGCACTCGAGTGGGTCAATAAATATATCGCTCATTTTGGTGGCGACAACAGCAATGTCACGGTGTTTGGCGAGAGTGCCGGTGCAATGTCGATTGGTATTTTGCAGCAGGACCAGGATGTTGCCGGTCCGTATTACCAGCGCGCCATTATGCAAAGCAACCCGTACGGTATTGCCTATAAAGATTATGGTTCGGCACAGCGCCTGCAAAGTCAACTGGAACAACAAGCACAGGAGCAATTTGGCCAATCGTTGGCCGAACTGAGCTTGGATGAACTGAAGGAGGTTCAAGCCTATGCCAAGCAGCCGACGCAGTTGGTGACCGGCCTTGTGACATCTTTCCCGGCGACATCGGGCTTCTTGCCATTTGCGCCATACATCGAAAGCAGGGAGAAGAGCCTTATCGGTGGTGGTAAGATCGACGGCTATCACATTGTCGGTCAGCCAATCCATACTGAATTTCACGTTCCTACCGTGGTTGGCTTTAACAGCGACGAAGCCAATATCTTTACCGCAATGCTTGATTGGATGTTCTTGTATAACATCACCACAGAGGATCCAGAGACCGGTGAACAAGTACCGGTTGTGATGCCAGGTGTCTCGCAGACTGACACCACAAACATTAGTGCACCCAAAGAAGCGGTGATTTCGCTAATCAAAAAGTACTATTGGGCAGTCTGGGCAATAGATAAAGAGTTAGCTGCGCAGATGAAGGCCATTCAACAAGAGCTGGAGGCTATGCCGGATGAGGTAGTCACACGCCAAAACCTGTATCCGATCATTACCCGCCTGTTCCTTGGGCTGCAAAACCAAACAGCCAATAAAGCACTTGAGTTCAGTGACTATGCCGCGTTTGATGACAAGACGTTAGCGGGCAAGGGTGAGGAAGGCGAGAAAGGTGCACTGGGTAATATTGGCCAGATCCGTAAACTGGCCAATGATCTGTTGTTTACCTGTGCTGCCCGCGAGGTGGTCAACAGGCAATCAACGAACCATGCAACGACCTTGTACCATTACGACTATACCTCCAGTATCAATATCTGGCCATTTGGTCATGGCATGATGGGGAATTTGGCCGCATTGAGTTGCAGCAATAGCAACGGTACCGGCAAGGCCTGCCATGCCTCGGAGTTGCCGTTTGTCTTTAACAAGGCGGTGAATATTGCCGGCGAGACGATCTACCCGAACCAGCAAGATCGCCAACTGATGAGCACCATGTCCCGCATTTGGTTTACGGATAAGTTGTTTGAGGGCTATCCGCGTAACAGTACGGACAATGTACTGATGATTAATGCCGACGGTCAGTTTGTCGAGCAATTAGATTGGGGCAACACTTTGAATGCACCACAGGATGCGCGGCTGGGGAGCAGTATCTGTGAGGGTATTTCAGAGCAAGGTATTCTGTTTGACTACATGCCAAAATAA
- a CDS encoding putative pirin-like protein (COG1741) — protein sequence MKKTRTVQKIRFGKKRGLQTTFINPSELEQLNPFVQWDHYTAKALIHAKRLDYQGHSGVDAVSYPVIGQLSHHDSTGSHVTLASGDVHIMTSGEGVIHKEIMTPQNGQIESFSLGTVLPAGKIEMAPASCLYLHAQQLPLIEEHDSTTKVIIGSYKDVSSPAAYSIPMTFLDIMITPYGCWYFETDPEQLAGFVYLRSGSVYISGNQLHRHQMATLNPSPLPIEIRTSRLGARIFIATGKPQLQPLLSSHHSVHSSPQNMSKAIRHLDHLLTARK from the coding sequence ATGAAAAAGACAAGAACCGTACAAAAAATCCGTTTTGGCAAAAAGCGTGGCCTACAAACAACCTTTATCAACCCGTCAGAGCTTGAGCAACTCAATCCCTTTGTGCAGTGGGATCACTACACGGCCAAAGCCTTGATCCATGCTAAGCGACTCGATTATCAGGGCCACTCTGGGGTCGATGCGGTCAGTTACCCCGTTATTGGTCAACTGAGCCACCATGACTCTACCGGCAGCCATGTCACCCTCGCCAGTGGAGACGTGCATATCATGACCTCGGGCGAGGGCGTCATTCATAAAGAGATCATGACACCGCAAAATGGCCAAATAGAATCATTCAGCCTTGGTACGGTATTGCCGGCAGGAAAAATCGAGATGGCACCTGCGAGCTGTCTTTACTTACACGCCCAACAACTCCCTCTCATCGAAGAGCACGACTCAACAACCAAAGTCATTATTGGCAGCTATAAAGACGTCTCCAGCCCTGCGGCCTACAGTATCCCCATGACCTTTCTCGATATCATGATCACCCCTTACGGCTGCTGGTATTTCGAGACCGATCCGGAGCAACTTGCCGGTTTCGTCTATTTGCGCTCTGGCAGTGTCTATATTAGCGGTAACCAACTTCATCGCCACCAAATGGCAACGCTGAACCCGTCCCCGCTACCGATAGAAATCCGCACCAGTCGTCTCGGAGCCAGAATATTTATCGCCACCGGCAAGCCTCAGCTGCAACCCCTGCTGTCGAGCCACCATTCCGTCCACTCGTCGCCACAAAACATGTCAAAAGCAATACGGCACCTCGATCATTTGCTCACAGCCAGAAAGTGA